The genomic stretch CCGCAGAAAAGACTCGCCAAGATCAGGCATCACCGGCAGAGCCTCGGCACTCTGCTCACGGATCTCACCCATCAGAAATGTAATcgcgccaaaataaaaacacatgtcTATCGTCTCAATAAAGGTCCAGTGTccagtgattcacactgggaatcacacacatttttgtccttttagtctccataaggtgtcagagtgcataaaacagcatcaaaatattgatcaaaaatgtcctaaaacactaaatatgtccaaaaacctgagaaacttcctaaaataatagaaacGTGCTGAAGTCCGACAAATcccctaaagtctgagaaacgtctcaaaatcttagaaatgtcctaaaatcctggaaatgtccaaaaatactagcaatgtcctaaagtcGTGTAAATTTCCTAAAGCCCAatgaatgtcctaaaaccccaCATGCCCTAAAATATTAGAGATGTCCCCATTCCTAAAAAAGTTCTGATATTCTcgaaatgtccttaaacccgagaaatgtctgaaattcCTAGACATATCCTAATATTTCAGAAATATGCTCAAATgttagaaatgccctaaaatcgtAGAGATTCCTAGAATCATCctaatatttcagaaaaatccaaaaatactagaaattGTCCTCATatcctaaaacatcctaaaatcttgcaaacatcctaaaataaagCAGGTTTCTCTCAGTTTGCACACTTGGAAATGTTTGGGATGAAAGTACAAAACTCAGCTAAAAAATTTTCACaacattttgtggatttgaGACATTGTTACATagtaaagttacattttttataattttaagcgGTGTGCATCTCAAATTCATCTTCCGTTTTGAAGTCAGTCCAGCTCAAATGCTctgattttaggttgtttcacATCACGAAACGAGACCTCAGACATCTGTTTGTCTGCTGACATAAAGttcatttatgacatttatgaAAACATGCGTGTTACTGGAGggaaatattatttaatattattaatatttctttaacatACCTCATCATGCAGAAGTCTGAGAGACCGTCTCCTGGTGAGCTGCGAGTAAACACAGAACAAGAGATCCTTTACAAATGACGGCACACAGCGAAAAGTGCCATCACAAAAAAGCatgacagctgtttttaaaaactatttacataactcagtatctcaaaaacatCGTCTGAGAattttatcaatatatatataattacacacacgcacaagcacaCCTAAATAAAGTTACAGTCAGATTGAATCAGACGACTTGTTAAGATGGaatttttttgtagctttgggCCGAAGAGGCTCTCCTCAAATATCTGAATCCACCTTAAGATGCCTGCAGCTGATTGGCCGAGCAGCAGGTGAAGCCATGAAAAACTAAAAGATCCTCCACCAACACTGACCGTCACgaccttttaaccctttaaagcctgagcatattgttggtttaaaaaatgagcaacatggcaagaaattattcaaaataagcaagagatttgtaaaaaataaaaaacaaatgaaaataaaataacatgaaaatgagcaaaaaatcttttaaaaaacacaagaatgaaGGGAATACAAACACGTGTACATATTTCTATGACATGATGTTGAAAACactaataattttatttctccttttaaaagcaaacaaacatttttgagccacatcttgttaagctgctcgctgccttttccccatgtttttgaaagaaaatcaaaccaatctgcccaggtttcaaacggttaaatCAATCAAAGAGTTaattcatatataaaaaaaatgatcagcaaTGAACTCGTCCTCTGTGGTTTGACCCCAGCCGCCCTCACAAGAGTCACCGCGGCGTTCTGTGCGGTCAGACGCCAAACTCCTGACACGATCACCGTGACGATATGAAAAGTGACGACCGGACCAAACCCGTCGGCTGAACTCCAGCTGTGGACGCGGCGTGACGTGAAGGAGACCGTCGGCTGTGACCTCCACCGCCCTCTGATGACACCACATCACATTAGCGGCGCTCTGCTCGCCGTGCGTTATGATCACGCAGCTCTGGGTGTCAGCGCAGATGATGGATAGCGCTCGGCAGTCATTGGTTTCTAATCTGCCCGTCCCCTCAGAGCGCCGCCGCCACCGCCTGGAGCCGCAGATTCATTTAGGAATCAATTTCAGAAGCTCGTGGTCCAACTGGCGGTTAGagagtctgtctgtctcagtttGTGTCATCAGTCGGccgcatgtacacacacacacacacacacacacacacacacacacacacacaggcaactAAACTTCTGCAGTCACAAACGTCTCATGGAGGCCGNNNNNNNNNNNNNNNNNNNNNNNNNNNNNNNNNNNNNNNNNNNNNNNNNNNNNNNNNNNNNNNNNNNNNNNNNNNNNNNNNNNNNNNNNNNNNNNNNNNNNNNNNNNNNNNNNNNNNNNNNNNNNNNNNNNNNNNNNNNNNNNNNNNNNNNNNNNNNNNNNNNNNNNNNNNNNNNNNNNNNNNNNNNNNNNNNNNNNNNNNNNNNNNNNNNNNNNNNNNNNNNNNNNNNNNNNNNNNNNNNNNNNNNNNNNNNNNNNNNNNNNNNNNNNNNNNNNNNNNNNNNNNNNNNNNNNNNNNNNNNNNNNNNNNNNNNNNNNNNNNNNNNNNNNNNNNNNNNNNNNNNNNNNNNNNNNNNNNNNNNNNNNNNNNNNNNNNNNNNNNNNNNNNNNNNNNNNNNNNNNNNNNNNNNNNNNNNNNNNNNNNNNNNNNNNNNNNNNNNNNNNNNNNNNNNNNNNNNNNNNNNNNNNNNNNNNNNNNNNNNNNNNNNNNNNNNNNNNNNNTTCAAACACCgtcaaaataaatcatttttcagatttcttaCAGTCCTTTACAGAGggtaaagaaaacagaaatccCCCTCCTCTGAcaaatacagaacagtcccttaggtcTCCACTTACTTTTGAAACTCTGTATATTCAGATGCagtattatttataaaacattcggGGCTGAGGCCGCGGATCAGCTGATGTATTGATGGTCTTTGTCTGCTGCGTGTCTCCTCAGCTCAGCCAAAACCTGAACGACATCATGACCAAACTGGAAGAGCAGCGAGAGCTCAAGTAAGTGACGTTTTTCTGTCAAACGCTTTAGAGTCAAAAAGACTGAACATACTGAGAGTAATGTCCCTCACGCCTCAACTGCAGAAAAGGCGGCACTGCAGCAGCAAAGACAGGAGACGGTGCCAAGAGGTAAAAACTGCGGCACACGAGCCGAGCATGCAACGCTTTGCTTCGTTTTAATCCATCgattaactgtttgtttttggctacAAAGCAATATAACCCCTAACTCTTTAAACTGCAGGCCGCTGCAAGAGATATAAAACGCAGAGTACGTTTTTACAACCTGGGATTTCTGTGCGTTTCAGGGCCAAAGTTTTAATACTTCTGGTGAAAAAGTTACACGAAGACAGCTGTAATTGCAGGAGAAAGATTAAAGTGATGTTGTTTTGACAATAATTTCATACTTTAATTGTAAAAGcgatttttttatgtgtttgctgttgtcaTGTGTCCACGGCGGCAATGACCTGGCCGGAGACGTTACGTTTTCAAGTCGTCCAactgtccgtcccattctcaGAAATCCTTATtaaaccttgagggaatttcctcagatttggcacaaacgtccacttagagTCAAGAATgacctgattagaatttggtggtcaaaggtcagagtcGGGAAGGATGGGCCgagtctgtctctttgtggctgcGTTGGCGTCAGGGAGGGTgagcaatacaaaaaaattcagCCTGTGGTTCAATAAACCGCCTGTGAGCCAGCAAAACTCTGCAGGATGATTTTGCATCATCCTGCAGAGTTTTGTCTGAAAGGGGAGTGAAGAAATCGAGTGACGGTCGCCGCAGTTAATTAACAGAATCTACCCTCACTGTTATCATAATTGTAGTAAACTTCACAGAGCACATTTCAAACAAGGGATGCAGCTCCAAGtgcacaaaaaatgcaacacaaaaagaaaaagacaacaagatTAGACAATCAGGATACAAAAACCCTTTGATTTGATTCCACCTAattatcagaaaacaaaatcagaaattTGCCTCTCGGCCCAGGgtgcaaatacaacaaaaccaTCATCTGCAAATGCTCCAGATCCCTTCAGAAAAAGATGCAGCCAATGAATCAATGTATTTGATGTTCTgctgtcacagtcagtgttggACTGAGGTTACTGAGGAGtcgggctgggcgatatggaaaaaagtggACATGACGGAAATTTTACGACATCTctaggggccagatttggccttaAGTCGAGTATCGCTGCTGTAGATGGTTTTATGAAGCTTTTGTCGCCCTCGTGTGGACAGAGCAGAGAACTGCATGTGTGATGAGTTTGAGtcaataaatcttttttgtgcttttttcttctcattattatctgtttaacttttttttctcttctttgtcCCTGTTTTCAACCTCACATCCACCTTTGTCCTCTCTGCCACCTcttgtcttcttttctctcaGTGAGGAAGCCAACCACAGCGAATCAGCCAGCTCACCACCAAAGGTAAAACGAACACCAAACAACACACTTACGGCCAGGAAAGCAACTCCTGAAacataacacagaaaaaaaagcaaccgCTTCATTGCACAAAGCAgcaaaatacagaaacaaaaagggAGAAGCACAAAATCAAAGGAAGGCAAGAAGAAAAGCCTTAAAGGAACTCCTCGTCTGATTGTTTAACAGCATCTGTTTCCTGcaccaaacaataaaaacatgtattttgtgtgtactaatttgtctccgtctctctggcCGCTCTTGCATGCTGCATGTTGTGTGGTTTCGATTGAACCCTCCTGGTGGTGCAGAGGCCCGGTCCTCCTCCCAGCCGGCCTCCGCCCCGCCTCACGCCGTCTCCGGACCAGAGACAGCAGCAGGTCAGCCCCGTGGAGGACGAGACCCCGGTGCCTGACGCTAACACAGACTCCACAACCACACAGCAGGTCAGACTTATTATTCCACCTTAATGTGCTGCTTAAAGATGCTGCAGAGGAACAATAATACAACAAGATGGAGCAACAGAATAAAGTTACAGAaccataaataaaatcagaggaAACTTTGATGCATGCAAGCATTCATTTCTACGCTGCAAAAATGATTAGCTGTTTAATCTTTTTCCATAATCTGAGTTATGAGGAGGTTGTACATCCTAAACAGAAGAGGCCTGAGGACAGAGCCTGGAGGAACTCAAATCCTCAAATCACTTTTATCTATACTATCATCTGTGACAACAAAGTTCAtccataaaaactaaaaataaaaaaacagcagccgATATCTAATTAAATGTTGACAcggtacgtttctgcaaaccatggatacgtTACATTTCGTTTCACTGAGACTCActtcatttaaatttatgttcccacaatgctgtggttaatgtgcgGTTtgttttaggcacaaaaaaaaggttatggTTTTGAAAAGATCATGATATGGAtgaaaatatgaagtttttggggCACAgtccctgctggaaaagcacTGATGCCtctgtaaaataacacaaacagcttTTCTGCATCTCTCTTTGTGAGATAAACAGTGATGGGtccccaaaaaacacccacgtttggggAACTAAAACGTCACAGggaaaagagaaacaagagaAACAGCGATGGGTCCATAAGGAACACCCATTTTGGGGTGAATCGTTTGGTGAAAACTGAGGCACGAGTTTcgaaaaaacacccacatttggggaTCAGTCAAGtgcctaaaaacacacacatttggggGCTGAAGAagttgctttaaaaacaatcacGGATCTTTGAAAAGCACCCTCGTTTGgggccaaaaaaacaagtggGATCCCTAAACAGACACGTTTTGTGCCTTAAAAAGCTGCAGGGAAAACAGTAACAggtgcattaaaaacacacatttggggactaaaaagctgcaaaaaaacccaacattggGCCCCTAAAAACAGCCGTTTGGGTGCATGAAAGCTGCTGGATATGATACGTCTGAAAGGTGCAAATGTAACGAatttgtgatttgcagaaacgtaaaatgcaaatatctaaaactgatgtaaaaactgttaaacGTGACATCGACGGTGTTTCCTCAGACAGTGACCCCTCCTCACCTGActggatgtatgtgtgtgtatgtgtgtgtggagcagtGTGAGCCCTGGTCTGGGGTGAACCTGCTGGACTGGGATGTAGAGGTCTTACAGCCCGTCACATTTCCGGCTCCCGAGGTGGGTGAGCTTcgtaaaggtcaaaggtcggcGGAGCTGAAGGGTTAAagactgtgtttacatgcagtttATGAAATctgttaattttactttaatttcatGAAGCCGAACAACCCATTAATCCAGAGATATTAAACCGGCTTtgttaggggccacttttgcaaaatgacatgtttctcagattttaggacatttctcagattttaggacatttctcagattttaggacatttctcagattttaggacattgcggTCTTAGCAAAGATCTTCCACCgccactttttttgataaacgtattttgatgctgttttatgcactctgacagcTTATGTATCCTAAAAGTACAAAGacaattctcagtgtgaatcactttcatttgtttgtgaattagaaaacagtTTGGGGGCCCCTGAAAAGACAGGGCCGTGGCTCCCACAGAAGATACCATGCTGCgactgcatgtaaacacagctcTGTCGTTTGGTTTCTGAAGAAATATtttaccgtgtgtgtgtgtgtgtgtgtgcgtgcgtgcgtgcgtgcgtgcgtgtgtgtgtgatgtcagtTTATGATCCACTGCATGACTTTGCACGTGCATGCCCAGTCAGCCTGACTTTGCATGCAGAagtttgtccatctgtctgacCCGTTCTCAAGAACTCCTCGGGAGAATTTCTttaactttggcacaaacgtccactttcaGTCTCGAATGAGCTGGTTAGATTTGAAAAACTGTCTGAGCTTGGATGATGCACGTGTGCTACATTAGAGTGCTGCAAAGGCTTCTTGCACACTTTGACCTCactggttgttttgtctctttctgccaCACGGAAGGCGCCATCACGGGACTCGCGGGTAAGCGTGGGCTCCTGAGGTCTTCACGGggaaacatgcttttttattctCTTAGATCTTCTTCTATGATCATGTCAAGCAACAGCCGATACAAATGTTTACATCGTACATTCCTGCAACCCACAACTACGTTACATTGACATGTTTCGTAGCTGTCTGCTTTCAATCCACCAAACATGATTcgtttggtttatttttcagCGACTCGTTGCAGTTTTTCCGCTGCCAACTGTGGCACGAAATGCAGCTGTCTGTAATGTGTCCTAATATAACCAGCTGTTTTTAGTGCTCAAACCTAACAgtgtgttaaccacagtgtgttgaaatgtaaagtgcaaatgtaacatatcggAGGTTTGCAGCAATGTTCAGCATTTATCTCAACATTGgatttaacacaaaaataccagaaaaacaaaagatcagCATCGGGAAGTATTATAAAAAGCTTCATGTTAGAACAAGTTAATGTGTCATGTTTTAGTGAGATATTTCCGTGTCTTAACAAGAAACTTCTCATGTAttgagacatttttcacatttttacaaaatattttcatgttacaacaaacttttatttaaaaaaaaaacttccactattgaaaatgtaatgtagtcttgtcataatattttttatattgtaacaGCAAAAATtccttgttaaaaaacaaaacttgtcaTAACAACGTTGTTATCTctatgttgaaaatgtttcatgttataacaCAAAACGTCatgttttaagatatttttcacatttttacacgATAAAGAACGTTtctgtaaaacttttttatttaattttttgattttcttgttaaaaccttgtaaagacatttcttggattttaggacgtttgtaggattttaagacgtttttaggattttaggaactttccagaattttaggatattttgagaattttgtgatgtgtctcagattttaggacatttataggatttcaaGAGACTTTTCttgcaaaactgtttttgattttgcaaaagtttcTTGTTAAAACATCGAAACATTTAGTGAAATCTTTCATCTTATCTCCTGATGCtgatctttctgtttttctgggCCGGCAGTTTtacagaggaaacagaggaaTACTGACTTTAGATGAAGAAATAAACTCAAACTGAATCTTTCTCCATCCAaacctccctcctctccttcgTGATACCCCGCACCGCCCCGGGTCGTGACCTTTATTACACTCTTTCAACCCATCGCTCCTCCGGCGTCCACTTTCTACCACACGCCCTCcttccactcctcctcctctacttcTATTCGCTTCCAAACCTCGCCACAACGCCCCACACCCTGACCCTCTGTAGCGAGAACAGACCGCCGCACAGCCGGAGCCTCAACTCGATGACGACCAGTACCCAGAGGAGGCCCAGGGCGGCTGGGATTACAACCAAAGCGGCGCGCAGAGCTACGCCCAGCCCGGCTGGGACGATGCTCCGGAGAGCTGGAGCGGCGACAGAGGCTACGCCGCTCAGTCGTACACGGAGCCCAGCTGGGACGACGACGACGCCCAAGGGGGACAGGGCGGCTGGGGCGGTGATGGAGAGGCCCAGGTAGGGTCAGGTGGATAGGGAGGCAGCCGCACCCTCAGCCGGGTCTTGAAAGGATCACAGGTTAAAGCCTGGAATTCAAGGATGCCTCAAACTCTAGCAGAAGTCAGCGACTCGCTTCTTTTGTcgttcttttttctcctcttttgtaGCGTATGAAGATAGATTTGTGTCGGTATCTTTTGTGTAAATTTGTTAtcgtttctgctttttttttctctgcagagtGCGGTGACCAATGGCTCGGACGGCGAACTGCCTCCAGGATTCCTCTACAAGGTTGATTATATTCCTTTAACTTTTGATTAAACTGCACTGGTTTTTAATAAGGGACTGTACTTAATTTATCAGGGGGCggcttttttgtgatttgataTGACACGTAcatcatatagatgtcttttctgtaaatttgcaggatattttgtattatatttgtaGTAGGCCACtgctattatgtttttgggattttttcactaaaagctgcagatttgtattatgtttgtggtttattacgtttgtggtttattacgtTTGCGATATCACAGGACTCAGCAATGAACCGATAaggattttggttgtcaaatgTAACTGTGACACAAAACCAGGTTTTTCTTAATacttaagacttttgaaatgttttcaagcTAAATTAAAGTCTCAACTCACAGGAATGAGTGTAAAATAAGTATagacatttaaagttaaatgtccCTTTTTTATACAGATGACATATAAAGAAACTTTATTGAGGTTGATTGTTCCTCCAGGTAAAAGCGATACATGATTACGCTGCCACCGACGGCGATGAGCTGGAACTGAAGACCGGAGACTCTGTGCTGGTTTTGGCCTTCGACAACCCCGATGAACAGGTCACTGACACGCCGTCAGCCACTACCTCTGAAATATATcagtttaaaatgaatttaaaacactgaaacctgtgttttgtctctctgcaggaTGACGGCTGGCTCGTGGGTGTGCTGGAGTCTCACTGGGTGCAGAACAAAAATGTTTCGGCCAAAGGCGTTTTCCCTGAGAACTTTACCCAGAAGGTTTGAGCTTCATGCCACAGAAAGATTGTGCTCCCTTTTGTGCCCCAAACTCCTCAATATCGATATAACAGTTAAAGACATGTCACAACATGTCTTTTTACACACCAACGTGTATCGGTACGTGATTAAAAATGTACACTGAAATACATCTCAGTGGCTTTGACACCAAATGATTTGCTTATGCCGGTTATTAAAACTCTTCAGTGATCTCATGAACACATCTGCAAGAATCAAATTCAACTTtacagttaaaatatttaaaaaagtacccGGACAGATTAATTGTGATAAATGATGCACAGTTGTCTAAACATGTTTTAGTcaaactgtacatttaaaaatgactcatttttattcagactgttctcatgcactgttcgtATGTATACCgacgaaaagtaatgcaccagatATTATTTATAATCCACATAAACGGGAAAGCTGCGATCACGTGATCAATGCAGTAAATGGACTACAGAAGGATCAAATGTACTTGTACCTTACCTAAGTAACTTTATATTAAATACATAGTGTGACCACCAACCATGACcgttttcctaaacctaacatacataactttactttcctaaacctaaactACAGAACTTTAACGATGTAACACGATAACTCCCAACCATGATtattttcctaaccctaacctacGTATGTAACcttacatcatcatcattcggTATATTACGTGATGAggatgtttctttttcaaaacttaacACCCACTTTCCTAAAATTAAAGTACGTTactttattttcctaaacctaagCGATGTTA from Plectropomus leopardus isolate mb chromosome 24, YSFRI_Pleo_2.0, whole genome shotgun sequence encodes the following:
- the LOC121963054 gene encoding myc box-dependent-interacting protein 1-like; this translates as MPLLLSQNLNDIMTKLEEQRELKKGGTAAAKTGDGAKSEEANHSESASSPPKRPGPPPSRPPPRLTPSPDQRQQQVSPVEDETPVPDANTDSTTTQQSAVTNGSDGELPPGFLYKVKAIHDYAATDGDELELKTGDSVLVLAFDNPDEQDDGWLVGVLESHWVQNKNVSAKGVFPENFTQKV